The proteins below come from a single Plasmodium sp. gorilla clade G2 genome assembly, chromosome: 13 genomic window:
- a CDS encoding lipoate-protein ligase 1, protein MKRIFRLVRRCYYSTEKRTNGPLVLVSNNQNIHFNLSLENFLLNNYNDLLKYLNINTIEKFNEPILFLWRNNRSIIIGKNQNIWSECDLKNIKEDGVLVARRFTGGGAVYHDLGNVCFTFLNSNVNTSSNFSIILNTLKNHFNIEAKTQGRNDITVNDQKCSGSAFKKIRDVFLHHGTILINLEKNILNKYLTPDKIKYIKHGVSSVNARTINLSEINKNITCENLCIALIKEFIKFYEQNYKQNINNVKNLENNINNSNFQKKKQININNTNENNLIHNTNIIPNDITVHYIDQNNNITKNPEFLKYYNLLKDWDWCYGKTPKFQNHLCKQFTFGKLELFFNVSNGFIKDGNIFSDCLDINLIDHLKSIFNNDIKYSKEDINIFLKKLNVENKNYLNEVSSWILQEL, encoded by the coding sequence atgaaacGAATTTTTAGGTTGGTAAGAAGATGCTATTATTCAACTGAAAAAAGGACAAATGGGCCTTTGGTATTAGTATCTAATAATCagaatattcattttaatttatccttagaaaattttcttttaaacaattataatgatttactaaaatatttaaatataaacactATTGAGAAATTTAATGAACCAATTTTATTTCTATGGAGAAATAACAGATCTATAATTATAggaaaaaatcaaaatatatggaGTGAAtgtgatttaaaaaatataaaagaagatgGAGTTCTAGTAGCTCGTCGATTTACTGGTGGAGGTGCCGTTTATCATGATTTAGGTAATGTatgttttacatttttaaacAGTAATGTTAATACTTCATCTAATTTCTCTATCATTTTAAATACCTTAAAAAATCATTTTAATATTGAAGCTAAGACACAGGGAAGAAACGATATTACAGTAAATGATCAAAAATGTTCAGGTTCtgcttttaaaaaaattagagaTGTATTCTTACATCATGGTactatattaattaatttggaaaaaaatatattaaataaatatttaacaccagacaaaataaaatatataaaacatggTGTTTCTAGTGTTAATGCAAGAACAATTAATTTAagtgaaataaataaaaatattacttGTGAAAATTTATGCATAGCTTTAATTAAAGAattcataaaattttatgaacaaaattataaacaaaatataaataatgtaaaaaatttagaaaataatataaataattctaattttcagaagaaaaaacaaattaatataaacaatacaAATGAAAACAATTTAATACATAACACCAATATAATACCTAATGATATTACTGTTCATTATAttgatcaaaataataatattactaaAAATCCTGAATTccttaaatattataatttattaaaagattGGGATTGGTGTTATGGAAAAACTCCCAAATTTCAAAATCATCTTTGTAAACAATTCACTTTTGGAAAAttagaattattttttaatgtatcTAATGGTTTTATAAAAGATGGAAATATTTTCTCAGATTGTTTAGATATTAATCTTATTGATCATCTCAAATCAATTTTTAACAATGatattaaatattcaaaagaagatataaatatttttttaaaaaaattaaatgttgaaaataaaaattatttaaatgaagtTAGTTCATGGATATTACAAGAACTTTAG
- a CDS encoding ubiquitin-like protein, putative yields the protein MDELTYMYKFKKKNEQKVIYVNSIGNFLKEIEYHDDNKIYEVLKKNNLLNEDNKYLYQGKNGLLNLDKTFSYYEIKTGDTIYILPEPDPLPYLIYLFHQESGKVYSIELNHMDSIDMLHKQVERVLKIEEENQILIYNGKCLHKKKTLKEEMLTRESLVTILDKRDIPDIQNGNEEL from the exons atggATGAGttaacatatatgtataaatttaaaaagaagaatGAACAAAAAGTAATTTATGTTAATAGTATtggaaattttttaaaagaaatagaatatcatgatgataataaaatttatgaagtattaaaaaagaataatttattgaatgaagataataaatatttatatcaagGGAAAAATGGACTTTTAAATTTAGATAAAACCTTTTCatattatgaaataaaaacaggtgatactatttatattttgccTGAACCGGATCCTTTGCCTTACTTGATTTATCTGTTTCATCAAGAATCGGGAAAAGTATAT AGCATTGAATTAAATCATATGGATTCGATAGATATGTTACACAAACAAGTGGAGAGAGTCTTAAAaattgaagaagaaaatcaaatattaatatacaaTGGAAAATGcttacacaaaaaaaaaacattgaAGGAAGAAATGCTAACAAGAGAAAGTTTAGTTACCATATTAGATAAAAGGGACATACCTGATATACAAAATGGAAATGAAGAGTTATAg
- a CDS encoding TFIIH basal transcription factor subunit, putative, whose amino-acid sequence MQNPQNSENKVIFVEDVVRDFDENEIFEEITGKFTWEQDVERSWNLLVENNGVLQHVSQENDENENKEKYKKNQGSSLRKGIFRHIIILFDMSSSMKERDLKPDRINVALECVESFLKNFFFKNPVGHVGVVALKNSSAKLIQPFTSNVDDILNSILKERTAGLQGSPSLEEGLQIAHDLLIDMPLYGTKEVLIMYGSIRTCDKKNILNVLELLVKSNIYVNCISIAPEMYILKHICEKSNGFYKICTSKNSLMNEINNNAETPLWMQGMEPQLIHICFPTKKKISTQIMCSCHGKLNTDTYVCNFCNSYTCKIPSKCKVCGIHLISMHDLSHITNNLQGSPLFIEIKNEQGIYKVCSSCNQQLYNKIYQCTKCQYIFCLECDIFIHEELNQCPFCLINDT is encoded by the exons ATGCAAAATCCTCAAAATAGTGAAAATAAA gtcATTTTTGTTGAAGATGTTGTAAGAGATTTTGACGAAAATGAAATTTTTGAAGAGATAACTGGGAAATTTACATGGGAACAag ATGTTGAACGATCATGGAATTTGCTGGTAGAAAATAATGGTGTGCTACAACATGTTAGCCAAGAGAATGacgaaaatgaaaataaagagaaatataaaaagaaccAAGGATCTTCTTTAAGGAAAGGAATATTTAG acACATAATCATACTATTTGACATGTCTAGTAGTATGAAAGAAAGGGATTTAAAACCAGATAGGATAAATGTAGCTTTAGAATGTGTGGAA tcATTTCTAAAAAACTTTTTCTTCAAGAATCCTGTTGGACATGTTGGTGTAGTAGCTTTAAAGAATAGTTCAGCTAAATTAATACAACCATTTACATCAAATGtagatgatatattaaattccATATTAAAGGAAAGAACAGCAGGTCTTCAAGGTTCACCTTCATTGGAAGAAGGATTACAGATAGCACATGATTTATTAATCGATATGCCATTATATGGTACAAAAGAGGTTTTAATAATGTATGGATCTATAAGAACATGTGATAAGAAAAACATTTTAAATGTATTAGAATTATTAgtaaaaagtaatatatatgtaaattgcATTTCAATAGCTCcagaaatgtatatattaaagcaTATTTGTGAAAAATCTAAtggtttttataaaatatgtacaagtaaaaattctttaatgaatgaaataaataataatgctGAAACACCTTTATGGATGCAAGGTATGGAACCTCaattaattcatatatgttttccaacaaagaaaaaaatcagTACACAAATAATGTGTTCATGTCATGGGAAATTAAATACTGATACATATGTATGTAATTTTTGTAATAGTTATACATGCAAAATACCATCCAAATGTAAAGTATGTGGTATACATTTAATATCAATGCACGATCTTTCACATATTACAAATAATCTTCAAGGTTCCCCTTTATtcatagaaataaaaaatgaacaaggaatatataaagtatGTTCATCATGTAATCAACAATtgtataacaaaatataccAATGTACAAAAtgtcaatatattttttgtcttGAATgtgatatttttatacatgAAGAATTAAATCAATGTCCCTTCTGTTTAATTAAtgatacataa